From Priestia filamentosa, a single genomic window includes:
- a CDS encoding alkaline phosphatase D family protein, translating into MIQEFSEETMQRKKVDRRAFLEGAGKIAGLSLGFVIAQSMGGLDVQAKAKTIKFSSYPFTLGVCSGDPSPQGIVLWTRLAPDPLNGGGMPNEVVKVEWELAKDENFKRIVKKGSATASPNLAHSVHVEVEGLRSNEVYYYRFKSGNELSPVGRTKTLPKRSEEIQKLRFAFASCQQYEHGYYTAYKHLAEEELDVVFHLGDYIYEYGPNEYVSASGNVRTHSGPEIITLDDYRNRYAQYRSDANLKAAHAAFPWIVTWDDHEVENNYANNIPEKGQSVQAFIKRRAAAYQAYYEHMPLRKTSLPNGGDMSLYRDFSYGQLASFNVLDSRQYRDDQANGDGSKPHSEESLNPNRTMLGKQQENWLFKNLNKSKAHWNILAQQVFFAQRNFGENGEQIYSMDSWDGYPEARNRIIDFVQKKGMNNLVVLTGDVHASWASNIKTDFNNASSSLVGVEFVGTSITSGGNGADKRADTDRILAQNPHLKFFNDYRGYVRCTVTPESFQADYRVLPFVTEPNAAISTRASFVYHKDQTGLKQIGANAVPHGLKKSTEVEEDRITAHSKAHTKQVNKLKKKVEN; encoded by the coding sequence ATGATTCAAGAGTTTAGCGAGGAAACAATGCAACGTAAAAAAGTGGATCGACGAGCATTTTTAGAAGGCGCAGGAAAAATTGCAGGTCTTTCACTTGGCTTTGTTATTGCTCAGTCTATGGGAGGATTGGATGTTCAAGCGAAAGCAAAAACGATAAAATTTAGTAGCTATCCTTTTACTCTCGGTGTTTGTTCTGGTGATCCTTCTCCACAAGGAATTGTTCTTTGGACAAGGTTAGCTCCTGATCCGTTAAATGGTGGTGGGATGCCAAATGAAGTAGTGAAAGTAGAATGGGAACTGGCCAAAGATGAAAACTTCAAACGCATCGTAAAGAAAGGAAGTGCTACAGCTTCTCCAAATCTTGCTCACTCTGTTCATGTAGAAGTAGAAGGATTAAGGTCTAATGAGGTTTATTATTATCGATTTAAGAGCGGAAATGAACTTAGCCCTGTTGGCAGAACAAAAACATTACCTAAAAGAAGTGAAGAAATTCAAAAGCTTAGATTTGCTTTTGCTTCCTGTCAACAGTATGAGCATGGTTATTATACAGCTTATAAACATTTAGCTGAGGAGGAATTAGATGTTGTCTTTCATTTAGGTGACTACATATATGAATATGGACCAAACGAGTATGTTTCCGCTTCTGGAAATGTAAGAACCCATAGTGGACCAGAAATTATCACATTAGACGATTATCGAAATCGCTATGCTCAGTATCGCTCAGATGCGAATTTAAAAGCTGCACACGCCGCTTTTCCATGGATTGTAACATGGGATGACCATGAAGTTGAGAATAACTATGCAAATAACATACCTGAAAAAGGACAATCTGTTCAAGCTTTCATAAAAAGACGTGCAGCTGCTTATCAAGCATATTATGAGCATATGCCACTGCGAAAAACATCGCTTCCAAATGGAGGAGATATGAGTTTATATCGCGATTTTTCTTATGGTCAACTTGCTTCATTTAATGTTCTTGATTCAAGACAGTATCGTGATGACCAAGCAAATGGAGATGGGAGCAAGCCGCATTCAGAAGAGTCACTGAATCCTAATCGAACAATGCTTGGTAAACAGCAAGAGAACTGGCTTTTCAAAAACTTAAATAAGTCAAAAGCTCACTGGAATATTCTTGCTCAGCAAGTTTTCTTCGCACAACGGAACTTTGGGGAAAATGGGGAACAAATTTATAGCATGGACTCTTGGGATGGGTATCCTGAAGCGCGCAATCGTATTATTGACTTTGTTCAAAAGAAAGGAATGAATAACTTAGTTGTTTTAACAGGAGATGTTCACGCAAGCTGGGCTTCTAATATTAAAACAGACTTTAATAACGCATCTTCTTCTCTTGTTGGAGTTGAATTTGTTGGTACATCTATTACTTCAGGTGGAAACGGGGCAGACAAGCGAGCAGACACAGACCGCATCTTAGCTCAAAACCCCCACCTTAAATTTTTTAATGATTATAGAGGTTATGTAAGATGTACTGTAACTCCCGAAAGTTTTCAAGCTGATTACCGCGTTCTTCCTTTTGTAACAGAACCAAACGCCGCTATTTCTACAAGGGCATCTTTTGTGTACCATAAAGATCAAACAGGCTTAAAACAGATCGGTGCAAATGCTGTTCCACATGGTTTGAAAAAATCTACTGAAGTAGAGGAAGATCGGATTACAGCACATAGTAAGGCACATACAAAACAGGTGAACAAACTGAAGAAAAAGGTTGA
- the tatC gene encoding twin-arginine translocase subunit TatC, whose product MDPKELNIIEHLEEVRKRLLYIIGSFLTLLALSLFFVEQIYSLLVKGLDVKLALLGPSDVLWIYFKIGAVCAIAFTLPIAGYHIWKFVLPALKPHERRGALLFIPSLFLLFIGGISFGYFVVFPIVLSFMQDLAGAHFIQFYTSQNYFSFLIRLTLPFGILFELPAIVLFLTSFGLLKPHILKKSRKIAYFIIAVTSILLTPPDFISDILVLIPLLFIYEISINVSAFVYRKKLQKEADLQEMGLSS is encoded by the coding sequence ATGGATCCTAAAGAATTAAATATTATTGAGCATCTAGAAGAAGTGAGGAAGCGACTTCTTTATATTATTGGCAGCTTTTTAACGCTACTTGCCCTATCGCTTTTTTTTGTAGAACAGATTTATAGTTTACTTGTCAAAGGATTGGACGTGAAGCTTGCTTTGTTAGGTCCATCTGATGTGTTGTGGATTTACTTTAAAATTGGAGCTGTATGTGCGATAGCATTCACACTTCCGATTGCAGGCTATCATATATGGAAATTTGTACTCCCGGCTTTAAAACCTCATGAACGAAGAGGGGCTCTTCTTTTCATTCCTTCCCTTTTCCTTCTATTCATTGGAGGAATTTCTTTTGGATATTTTGTTGTATTTCCAATTGTTCTTTCATTTATGCAAGATTTAGCAGGGGCTCATTTTATACAGTTTTATACCTCTCAAAATTATTTTAGTTTCTTAATTCGTTTAACTCTTCCGTTTGGAATTTTATTTGAGCTTCCAGCTATTGTTTTGTTTTTAACATCTTTTGGTTTATTAAAACCGCACATTTTAAAAAAATCACGGAAAATTGCTTATTTCATTATAGCTGTTACGTCTATTTTACTTACCCCGCCAGATTTTATTTCTGATATTCTTGTTCTCATTCCCCTTCTTTTCATATATGAGATTAGTATTAATGTCTCTGCTTTTGTTTATCGTAAAAAACTACAAAAAGAAGCTGACCTCCAAGAAATGGGGCTCAGCTCTTAG